From Macadamia integrifolia cultivar HAES 741 unplaced genomic scaffold, SCU_Mint_v3 scaffold_56A, whole genome shotgun sequence, a single genomic window includes:
- the LOC122071678 gene encoding uncharacterized protein LOC122071678 isoform X2 has protein sequence MGHQNPHLHRHHEAVEDLANLFAKANHDLSVVHHRLEKEFQQIYPENANPMKLVYRIKKIQEDLSSLKEHCRELLIAKQDLIDKAKTVLVGNRSLLQRMQASSGIPITSDSDDTAFSNFNQIIDEWTSQLRSKAGDVKQDSNAEDINQLLFSAIVQGS, from the exons ATGGGGCACCAGAATCCGCATCTTCATCGTCATCATGAAGCGGTGGAAGATTTGGCAAACTTGTTTGCCAAAGCCAACCATGACCTAAGCGTTGTTCATCACCGGCTCGAGAAGGAGTTCCAGCAAATCTACCCTGAAAAC GCGAATCCGATGAAGCTTGTTTATCGGATAAAGAAGATACAGGAAGATCTCTCGTCCTTGAAAGAGCACTGCCGTGAGCTTCTTATTGCGAAGCAG GATTTGATTGACAAGGCTAAGACAGTTCTAGTTGGGAACAGGAGTTTACTACAACGGATGCAAGCTTCCTCTGGCATTCCCATCACGAGCGATTCTGATGATACAGCTTTCTCTAACTTCAATCAG ATCATTGATGAGTGGACTTCCCAGCTCAGGTCAAAAGCAG GTGATGTGAAGCAAGACTCTAATGCAGAGGATATCAATCAACTACTCTTCTCAGCCATAGTTCAAGGCAGTTGA
- the LOC122071678 gene encoding uncharacterized protein LOC122071678 isoform X1 — protein sequence MGHQNPHLHRHHEAVEDLANLFAKANHDLSVVHHRLEKEFQQIYPENANPMKLVYRIKKIQEDLSSLKEHCRELLIAKQKGVVWLQDLIDKAKTVLVGNRSLLQRMQASSGIPITSDSDDTAFSNFNQIIDEWTSQLRSKAGDVKQDSNAEDINQLLFSAIVQGS from the exons ATGGGGCACCAGAATCCGCATCTTCATCGTCATCATGAAGCGGTGGAAGATTTGGCAAACTTGTTTGCCAAAGCCAACCATGACCTAAGCGTTGTTCATCACCGGCTCGAGAAGGAGTTCCAGCAAATCTACCCTGAAAAC GCGAATCCGATGAAGCTTGTTTATCGGATAAAGAAGATACAGGAAGATCTCTCGTCCTTGAAAGAGCACTGCCGTGAGCTTCTTATTGCGAAGCAG AAAGGTGTTGTTTGGTTGCAGGATTTGATTGACAAGGCTAAGACAGTTCTAGTTGGGAACAGGAGTTTACTACAACGGATGCAAGCTTCCTCTGGCATTCCCATCACGAGCGATTCTGATGATACAGCTTTCTCTAACTTCAATCAG ATCATTGATGAGTGGACTTCCCAGCTCAGGTCAAAAGCAG GTGATGTGAAGCAAGACTCTAATGCAGAGGATATCAATCAACTACTCTTCTCAGCCATAGTTCAAGGCAGTTGA